The Microlunatus antarcticus DNA segment GGTTCGTCAGCTGTCTGACGAACCGACCGGGCCCTTTCTCGTTCTCCAGGTCTCCTGATCAGGAGGAAGCGTTCAGCCCTTCAACGCGGGAACATCGAAGTGCTGTCGCAGGACCTCGGTGTAGCGGCCCATGAGGTCGTCAGCCGCGGCGACGTCAGCGTCGGTGGGGTCGTACCGGCCGGCGACGGGCACCTTCCACGTCGGCAGCTCCCCGGACAAAGCCCAGGCCGCCTGGCGCGCAGCGCCGACGGCAACGCTCTCGAAGGCTTCGGTGACCACGACGGGTAGCCCGAAGACGCTCGTGGCGATACGGCGTACGGCCTCGGACTGCGAGGCTCCGCCGGTCAGGGTGATGGCGGAGATGGTGCCCGCTTGGTCACGCAAGACGTCGACCCCATAAGCCAGGCTCCAGAGCACGCCCTCGATCGCCGCCCTCGCGAGGTTGGCCGGCTTCATGCTCGACAGGGTCAGGCCGACGAGCTCGCCGTTCGCGTTCGGCAGAGACGGCGTGCGCTCTCCCTCCAGGAAGGGGAGGAACACCAGTCCGCCGCTGCCGGGGGGTGCGGTGAGCGCTAGCCGGGCCAGCTCGTCGAGCGTGACCCCGAGGACGTCGGCCGTCGCGACCAGGTTCCGCGCCCCGTTGAGGGTGCAGACCAGGGGCATGAACTCCCCGGTCGCGTCGGCGAAGCCGGCCACGGTGCCGGTCGGGTCGTGCGTCGGGGTCGTCGTCCGGGCGAAGGCGGTCCCGCTGGTGCCGAGCGACACCACGGCCGAGCCGGCTTCCAGCCCGAGGCCGAGGCCGGCCGCCATGTTGTCGCCGGTGCCGGCCGCGATGGCGATGCCGTCGGGGGTGTGCCCCACGACCTCGGAGGGAGCGGCGACGCGGGGGAGGTCGATCATCCGGCCGAAGGCCCGGCGTACGAGGTCCTCGCGGTAGGTGTTCGTCGCCGCGTCGAAGTAGAGGGTGCCCGAGGCGTCACCGCGGTCGGTGGTCGGGGCGAAGGAGCGGCCGCCCAGCTCCCAGGTGAGGTAGTCGTGCGGGAGGACGACCGCGGCGACCTTGTCGGCCAGCTCGGGCTCGGACCGCGCCAGCCAGCGGAGCTTCGTGATGGTCATCGAGGCCACCGGTACCGTACCGACGGCGTCCGCCCAGGCCTGCGGACCGCCGAGCTCGTCGACGAGGTCGGTGGCGTCCGGCGCCGAACGGGTGTCGTTCCACAGCAGGGCGTCGCGGACCAGACCGCCGTCGGCGTCGAGCGTCACCATCCCGTGCTGCTGGCCCCCGACGGCGATGGCCTCGACGCCCTCGAGCAGCCCCGGCTGCCGAGCGGCGGTCTGGTAGGCGTCCCACCAGGCGGCGGCCGAGACGGCCGTGCCCTCGGGGTGCGGCGCCCGGCTCGAGCGCACGACGGCCCCCGTCTCGGCGTCGCAGACCACGATCTTGACCGACTGGGTGGACGAGTCCACCCCTGCGACCAGCGTCAACTTCTTCGTCCTCTCCCGGTGCCGACCATCGTGCGACGGTCGGTGCATGCGACATCTCGTTCGGTGAATTCCTGCACGGTCGCCGGGGACGGGTCCCCGGCGACCACGATCTGGTCGATCTCGTCGATCCCCGCGAACGTCACGAACGACGGCCGGCCGAGTGCCGCTCCCTCGACGAGCGCCAGGACGCGGGAGCCGGCGGCGACCTCGGCCTGCGACACGGCGGCCGCGGCGGGGGTGGGCTGGCTCAGCCCCCGTTCGACGCTGATGCCGACGGGGCAGACGACGCTCACGTCCGTGTGCACCCGGTGCAGCTCCGTCAGCGCCCAGTCGCCCTCCTGGGCGCGCGTCCGCGGGCTGACCGTCCCCCCGATGTTGTAGACGGAAAGGCTGGACACCCGGGACAGGACGAGTCCCACGTCGAGGGAGTTCGTCACCACCGTCAGGTCGTCGTCGGGAGGCGCGTTGACGATCACGTGGGCGAGCTCCAGCGTGAGCCGCCCGGTGCCCAGCAGCAGGGTGCCCGCGTGGGGGAGCTCCGTCCACAGCGCCTCGAGGAGCGCACGGTCCTCGGACACGACCGGACCGCTCCCCGGGGTGACCGCCAGACCCGCCGCAGGGGAGGCCAGGCTCTCGGGCTCGACCGCGACCGCCCCGCCGTGGACCCGGACGAGCTGGGACCTGGACTCCAGGACGCGCAGGTCGCGGCGCACCGTCTCCTGGGCGACACCGAGCCGCGTCGCCGCGTCGCCGACGTCGATCCGCCCCTCCGCGGTCAACCAGCCGACCAGGCGCTCGAACCGCTGCTCAGGGGTCGGCCCCGCGGTCGCTCCGGCGGCCGTGCGTCGAGCGGTCATGACGGGCGCCTCCTCGAGCCTCGTCGGATGCTTCGCCGCGAGGTCCTCGTGGGGCTCTCGCGCGTGGCGAGCGTACGCGGGGGTGCCCGAGACGCTCCGCGCGCATGCCCGGATCGTTTGCCTGCGCGCCCGACCTCAGGCAACCGGTCGGCGGGCGCCGGGTGGGTGACCTGCGAAGATGGCGCACGCCGGCCGGAGGACGAAGAGGTGATGATGCTGACCAGGTACCCGCCGGAACGGCAGCGGGCGATCACCGACTTCCTGCTCGCGGAGGAGGACCGCCGCGCAACCGTGACCGAGATCAGCGAGCACCTCGAGGTGACGACCGAGACGGTCCGCCGCGACCTCGACACCCTCGAGCGGCGCGGGCTGCTGCGCCGGATCCGTGGCGGGGCCCAGCTGCTGGACGCCGTGCCCTTCGAGGTCGCCCTCGCCGCACGCCACGCCGAGCAGCTGGAGGACAAGCGGCGCATCGCCGCCCGCCTGATCGACGAGCTGCCCCAGGACGGGGTGCTCGTGCTGGACTCCGGGTCCCTGACGCTCTTCACCGCGCAGGCGATCCCGCGACAGTCGGCCCTGACCGTGGTGACGAACAACCTGCCGGCGGCCCGACACCTCGCCGACTACCCGAACGTCGGCGTCATCACGCTGCCGGGCATGGTCCGCGGCCTGACGAGCGCCGCCGTCGACGCATGGACGAGCCGACGGCTCCAGTCGCTCACCGTCGACATCGCCATCGTCGGGGTGAACGGCATGACCGCGGCCCAGGGGGTGACGACGACCAATCCCGAGGAGGCGTCGGCCAAGCGCGCGATGCTCCTCAGTGCCCGACGACGGGTGGTCCCGGTGATCTCGGGGAAGCTCGGGCGGAACTCGTTCTGCTCCTTCGCGGCGGTCTCGGAGCTCGACCTCATCGTCACGGACACGGCGGCACCGGACCCGATCATCGCCGAGCTCGCCGCAGCCGGGCCCGAGGTGGTCGTGGTCTGACCGGACGCCAGTAGGTCCCGCGCCCGCCGTCGGGGAGGATGGGCGGGTGGAACAAGCGAGACGTCCGGACGACCAGGGTCGAGGCGACGGGCGAGGTGGCGACCGAGCCGGAGGACGCGGAGGCCGCTCGGGCGACGACCCACGCCGCGGGGGTTCCGCAGGCCGCCCGCCGCGTGGGGATGGAGACCGGGGCGGCAGCAGCCGTCCGCCGTCCGGACCGCGCGGCGACCGCCCCGCCGACTCGCGTGGCTCGGGTCCGCGCAGCTATGACTCGCGCGGTGGAGATTCGCGCGGCGGGGACTCACGCGGGGCAGGTCCGCGCAGCTATGACTCGCGCGGTGGAGATTCGCGCGGCGGGGACTCACGCGGGGCAGGTCCGCGCAGCTACGACTCCCGTGGCGGTGACTCCCGGGGTTCGGGTCCACGGAGCTATGACTCGCGCGGTGGGGACTCGCGGGGTGGCGACTCGCGCGGCTCGGGTCCGCGCAGCTATGACTCGCGCGGTGGAGATTCGCGTGGCGGGGACTCGCGCGGTTCGGGCCCGCGCAGCTATGACTCGCGTGGGGGCGATTCGCGCGGCGGGGACTCACGGGGGGCAGGTCCGCGCAGCTACGAGCCGCGCGGTGGCGACTCGCGTGGCGGGGACTCCCGCGGTTCAGGCCCGCGGAGCTATGACTCCCGCGGTGGCGACTCGCGTGGCGGGAACTCCCGCGGTTCAGGCCCGCAGAGCTATGACTCGCGCGGTGGTGACTCGCGTGGTTCAGGACCGCGCAGCTACGACTCTCGCGGTGGTGACTCGCGTGGTTCGGGTCCGCGCAGCTACGACTCCCGTGGTGGCGACTCGCGCGGTGGGGACCCGCGTGGTTCTGGTCCGCGCAGCTACGACTCGCGTGGCGGTGATTCGCGCGGCGGTGACTCCCGTGGTTCTGGTCCGCGCAGCTACGACTCCCGCGGTGGTGACTCGCGCGGTGGCGACTCGCGCGGTTCGGGTCCGCGCAGCTACGACTCCCGCGGTGGCGACTCGCGCGGTTCGGGTCCGCGCAGCTATGACTCTCGCGGTGGCGACTCGCGCGGTTCGGGTCCGCGCAGCTATGACTCACGGGGTTCGGACTCGCGAGGGTCGGGCCAGCGCGGCGGCACCGACCGACGCGGCGACCGGCCGCCGCCTCGTCCGGGGCTCGCGGCTCGGCCGAACGAGCCGCAGGTGCCCGAGGGCGTCGACCTCTCCACGCTGCACCGTGCGGTGCGGGCGGAGCTCCGCAGCCTGCCCAAGGAGCTCGAGCAGATCGTGGCCGGACACCTCGTGGCCGCGGGCAACCTGATCGACACCGACCCCGAGCTGGCGTACGCCCACGCCGAGGCGGCTCGCCGTCGTGCGGCCCGCCTTCCCGTGG contains these protein-coding regions:
- the xylB gene encoding xylulokinase — encoded protein: MTLVAGVDSSTQSVKIVVCDAETGAVVRSSRAPHPEGTAVSAAAWWDAYQTAARQPGLLEGVEAIAVGGQQHGMVTLDADGGLVRDALLWNDTRSAPDATDLVDELGGPQAWADAVGTVPVASMTITKLRWLARSEPELADKVAAVVLPHDYLTWELGGRSFAPTTDRGDASGTLYFDAATNTYREDLVRRAFGRMIDLPRVAAPSEVVGHTPDGIAIAAGTGDNMAAGLGLGLEAGSAVVSLGTSGTAFARTTTPTHDPTGTVAGFADATGEFMPLVCTLNGARNLVATADVLGVTLDELARLALTAPPGSGGLVFLPFLEGERTPSLPNANGELVGLTLSSMKPANLARAAIEGVLWSLAYGVDVLRDQAGTISAITLTGGASQSEAVRRIATSVFGLPVVVTEAFESVAVGAARQAAWALSGELPTWKVPVAGRYDPTDADVAAADDLMGRYTEVLRQHFDVPALKG
- a CDS encoding DeoR/GlpR family DNA-binding transcription regulator, which produces MTARRTAAGATAGPTPEQRFERLVGWLTAEGRIDVGDAATRLGVAQETVRRDLRVLESRSQLVRVHGGAVAVEPESLASPAAGLAVTPGSGPVVSEDRALLEALWTELPHAGTLLLGTGRLTLELAHVIVNAPPDDDLTVVTNSLDVGLVLSRVSSLSVYNIGGTVSPRTRAQEGDWALTELHRVHTDVSVVCPVGISVERGLSQPTPAAAAVSQAEVAAGSRVLALVEGAALGRPSFVTFAGIDEIDQIVVAGDPSPATVQEFTERDVACTDRRTMVGTGRGRRS
- a CDS encoding DeoR/GlpR family DNA-binding transcription regulator; translated protein: MMLTRYPPERQRAITDFLLAEEDRRATVTEISEHLEVTTETVRRDLDTLERRGLLRRIRGGAQLLDAVPFEVALAARHAEQLEDKRRIAARLIDELPQDGVLVLDSGSLTLFTAQAIPRQSALTVVTNNLPAARHLADYPNVGVITLPGMVRGLTSAAVDAWTSRRLQSLTVDIAIVGVNGMTAAQGVTTTNPEEASAKRAMLLSARRRVVPVISGKLGRNSFCSFAAVSELDLIVTDTAAPDPIIAELAAAGPEVVVV